A stretch of Sphingomicrobium flavum DNA encodes these proteins:
- a CDS encoding threonine ammonia-lyase, whose translation MTVTIDDIRAAAQRIGGQVVKTPMLLSRTLSDIVGAEIWLKFENLQFTAAYKERGALNKLSQLTDEEKKRGVIAASAGNHAQAVAYHGARLGIPVTIVMPEPTPTIKVVQTEQHGATVVLHGRVYDDAYAHARALEEERGLVFVHPFDEPDVIAGQGTIGIEMLEAAPDLDTIVVPIGGGGLMSGIATAAKALKPDIEMVGVEARMFPAMKNVLEGEAQAIGGATLAEGIAVKDPGYLTRKIIGELVDRIDLVGESAIEHAVALLVGIEKTVVEGAGAAGLAAILEEPDKYKGKKVGTVLCGGNIDSHLLANVLVRELVRCGRIARLRIAAEDRPGALAAITRIFHECQVNIIETNHHRVFSALPAKDSLVEVECEARDADAIDGLIERLREHGFGVERTTIVRE comes from the coding sequence ATGACCGTGACGATCGACGATATCCGCGCCGCCGCCCAGCGTATCGGGGGGCAGGTCGTGAAAACCCCGATGCTGCTCAGCCGGACGCTGTCCGACATTGTCGGCGCCGAAATCTGGCTGAAGTTCGAAAACCTGCAATTCACCGCCGCCTATAAGGAGCGCGGCGCGCTCAACAAATTGTCGCAGCTTACCGATGAGGAAAAGAAGCGCGGCGTGATCGCGGCTTCGGCGGGCAATCATGCGCAGGCGGTGGCCTATCATGGCGCGCGGCTCGGCATTCCCGTCACCATCGTGATGCCCGAACCCACGCCCACCATCAAAGTGGTGCAGACCGAGCAGCATGGCGCCACCGTCGTGCTGCATGGCCGGGTCTATGACGATGCCTATGCCCATGCCCGCGCGCTGGAAGAGGAAAGGGGGCTGGTCTTCGTCCACCCCTTCGACGAGCCCGACGTGATTGCGGGGCAGGGGACGATCGGCATCGAGATGCTGGAGGCAGCGCCCGATCTTGACACCATCGTGGTGCCGATTGGCGGGGGCGGGCTGATGAGCGGGATTGCCACTGCGGCCAAGGCCCTGAAGCCCGATATCGAGATGGTGGGCGTGGAAGCGCGCATGTTCCCGGCGATGAAGAATGTGCTGGAGGGCGAGGCGCAGGCGATTGGCGGCGCGACGCTGGCCGAGGGGATTGCGGTCAAGGATCCGGGCTATCTGACGCGCAAGATCATCGGCGAGCTGGTCGACCGGATCGACCTGGTGGGCGAAAGTGCGATTGAACATGCGGTCGCCTTGCTGGTCGGGATCGAGAAGACGGTGGTCGAAGGGGCAGGGGCCGCGGGGCTCGCCGCGATCCTGGAAGAGCCGGACAAATATAAGGGCAAGAAGGTCGGCACGGTGTTGTGCGGGGGCAATATCGACAGCCACCTGCTCGCCAATGTGCTGGTGCGCGAACTGGTGCGCTGCGGGCGCATCGCGCGGCTGCGTATCGCGGCGGAGGATCGCCCGGGCGCGCTGGCGGCGATCACGCGCATCTTCCACGAATGCCAGGTCAATATCATCGAGACCAACCACCACCGCGTCTTTTCCGCGCTGCCTGCCAAGGACAGCCTGGTGGAGGTGGAATGCGAGGCGCGCGACGCCGATGCCATTGACGGGCTGATCGAGCGGCTGCGCGAGCATGGATTCGGCGTCGAACGCACCACCATCGTTCGCGAGTAG
- a CDS encoding amidohydrolase, producing the protein MRHLLFTAVASLAIASPAAADTIYDNVNGIQADAEGNILRFTGLHVDDEGKVIATLAEGEERPAADFWLDMEGRTMMPGLIDAHGHFLMMGQTMMSLQLFGTDSIASLQQQLAAFAAANPGDGWIVGRGWNHEMFSDGRFPTAADLDAIVADRPVILERVDGHATVVNTMAMQMAGTRDDTPDPVGGAILRGADGKATGVFVDTAMEPLYALVPAYTGKDYAEAIDLAQGIMLEHGLTAMADMGTPDDHWHAMRRAGDEGKLKVRVMAYAAGADTLERIAANGPTPWLYGGKLRMGGVKLVTDGALGSRGAWLKAPYADADTVGLQMLTNEQLADSIKRAVALGHQVAVHAIGDAANDQLLDAVEATPNASALRFRNEHTQILDPVDLPRMAASGVIASMQPVHQTSDWKMAEKRLGPDRLSAAYAWRSLADSGSLLAFGSDFPVEHPNPFVGLEVAVTRIDGNGEPEGGWLASERVTLGEALAGFTLGAAYASFAEKQLGALTPGRYADFIIIDRDITAMDPSDISETKVLESWVGGRRVYLRD; encoded by the coding sequence ATGCGTCACCTGCTGTTCACCGCCGTCGCCAGCCTTGCCATCGCCTCGCCCGCTGCCGCCGATACCATTTATGACAATGTGAACGGCATCCAGGCCGACGCCGAGGGCAATATCCTGCGCTTTACCGGCCTGCATGTCGATGATGAGGGCAAGGTGATCGCCACGCTGGCCGAGGGCGAGGAACGCCCCGCCGCCGATTTCTGGCTCGACATGGAAGGCCGCACCATGATGCCCGGCCTGATCGACGCGCACGGCCATTTCCTGATGATGGGCCAGACGATGATGAGCCTGCAATTGTTCGGTACCGACAGCATCGCCTCGCTGCAGCAGCAGCTTGCCGCCTTCGCCGCCGCCAATCCGGGCGACGGCTGGATCGTCGGGCGCGGCTGGAACCATGAAATGTTTTCGGATGGCCGCTTCCCCACCGCCGCCGATCTCGACGCCATCGTCGCCGACCGCCCCGTCATCCTCGAACGCGTCGATGGCCATGCGACCGTGGTCAACACGATGGCGATGCAGATGGCCGGCACCCGCGACGACACGCCCGACCCGGTCGGCGGTGCGATCCTGCGCGGCGCTGACGGCAAGGCGACCGGCGTTTTCGTCGATACCGCGATGGAGCCGCTTTATGCGCTGGTGCCCGCTTACACCGGCAAGGATTATGCCGAGGCGATCGATCTGGCGCAGGGCATCATGCTCGAACATGGGCTGACCGCCATGGCCGATATGGGCACGCCGGATGATCATTGGCACGCCATGCGCCGCGCCGGTGATGAGGGAAAATTGAAGGTCCGCGTCATGGCCTATGCGGCAGGCGCCGATACGCTGGAGCGCATTGCGGCCAATGGCCCGACGCCCTGGCTCTACGGCGGCAAGCTGCGCATGGGCGGGGTCAAGCTGGTCACCGACGGCGCGCTGGGCTCACGCGGTGCCTGGCTCAAAGCCCCTTATGCCGATGCCGATACGGTCGGCCTGCAAATGCTGACCAACGAGCAGCTTGCCGACAGCATCAAGCGCGCCGTCGCGCTCGGCCACCAGGTCGCGGTTCATGCCATCGGCGATGCCGCCAACGACCAGTTGCTCGACGCGGTCGAGGCCACCCCCAATGCCTCGGCGTTGCGCTTCCGGAACGAACATACCCAGATCCTCGACCCCGTAGATCTACCGCGCATGGCCGCCTCGGGCGTGATCGCCTCGATGCAGCCCGTGCACCAGACGAGCGACTGGAAAATGGCGGAAAAGCGCCTCGGCCCCGACCGGCTGAGCGCCGCCTATGCCTGGCGCAGCCTGGCCGATAGCGGCTCGCTTCTTGCCTTCGGCTCCGACTTCCCGGTCGAACATCCCAACCCCTTCGTCGGGCTCGAGGTCGCGGTTACGCGCATCGACGGCAATGGCGAACCGGAAGGCGGCTGGCTCGCCAGCGAGAGGGTGACACTGGGCGAAGCGCTGGCTGGTTTCACGCTAGGCGCGGCCTATGCCTCCTTTGCCGAAAAGCAGTTGGGCGCACTGACCCCCGGCCGCTATGCCGATTTCATCATCATCGACCGCGACATCACCGCCATGGACCCGTCGGACATTTCCGAAACCAAGGTGCTGGAAAGCTGGGTCGGCGGCCGCCGCGTCTATTTGCGCGACTGA
- a CDS encoding protein-disulfide reductase DsbD family protein, with product MLLRVFLLLTALIAALPAAAQTTNLVPRLVAEGPVAAGGGEVELALVFEAKEGWHGYWKNPGDAGLPIAVEWEVPEGAEVAPFRFPTPQRYDAFGLVNYVYKGEHALLTRLTLPATNRGAVTVSGEGRWLACTDKICVPEKGQFSVVIPVGSGPERGDEFDRYRQQLPRPISSEAHFDLDSDRLSLAIPVPASLELYDPELFIEADGLNHIIDYAASQGFRRVGDHLVGDLKLRANAMPAEVRGVLALGGGSGLSFTAVPGEVPEGGEPIGGKGWDVIGIALLGALIGGMLLNLMPCVFPILAMKAVHLAKAGGEEKEARRDALGYTMGAMLGTAGLGLLLLAIREGGAAAGWAFQLQDPRTIFLLLILAAAITYNLAGLYRLPVLAGSMRTGGSVGTGALAAFVATPCAGPFLGAALGTALILPPAGAVGVFAALGLGLALPFLAIAFIPALRKRLPKPGEWMIKLQRWLAIPMAATVAAALWLLSRLAGEEALLIGLVAIAVLGLLLWLSTKGRALGWIAVVGAIALAIGGAMMLPARPSVEARVPDFAELWSEEAVAPARAEGRPVFVYFTADWCLSCKANEASSINREAVLEAFEANDVAVFVGDWTDGDPAITRFLEARGRAAVPLYLWYAQGADSPEELPQILTPSMLTERAQSRK from the coding sequence ATGCTCCTGCGTGTCTTCCTTTTGCTGACTGCCCTGATCGCGGCCCTTCCGGCGGCGGCGCAGACGACCAATCTGGTGCCGCGGCTGGTGGCCGAGGGGCCGGTGGCAGCGGGGGGTGGCGAGGTCGAGCTTGCCTTGGTCTTCGAGGCCAAGGAAGGCTGGCACGGCTATTGGAAGAATCCGGGCGATGCCGGGCTGCCGATTGCGGTGGAATGGGAAGTGCCCGAGGGCGCTGAAGTCGCGCCCTTCCGCTTCCCCACGCCGCAGCGTTACGACGCCTTCGGGCTGGTCAATTATGTCTACAAAGGCGAGCATGCGCTGCTGACTCGCCTCACGCTGCCCGCGACCAATCGCGGGGCGGTGACGGTGAGCGGTGAGGGGCGCTGGCTGGCCTGCACTGACAAGATTTGCGTACCAGAAAAGGGGCAGTTTTCGGTGGTCATCCCGGTCGGCAGCGGGCCGGAGCGGGGCGACGAATTCGATCGCTATCGCCAGCAACTGCCGCGTCCGATTTCGAGCGAGGCGCACTTCGATCTGGACAGTGATCGGCTGTCGCTGGCGATCCCGGTGCCGGCCTCGCTCGAGCTCTATGATCCCGAGCTGTTTATCGAGGCGGACGGGCTCAATCACATTATCGATTATGCCGCGTCGCAAGGGTTTCGCCGGGTGGGTGACCATCTGGTCGGCGACCTGAAATTGCGCGCCAATGCCATGCCCGCCGAGGTACGCGGCGTGCTGGCGCTGGGCGGGGGCAGCGGGCTGTCCTTCACCGCCGTGCCGGGCGAGGTTCCCGAGGGCGGCGAGCCGATCGGTGGCAAGGGCTGGGACGTCATCGGCATCGCGCTGTTGGGCGCGCTCATCGGCGGGATGCTGCTCAATCTGATGCCCTGCGTCTTCCCCATATTGGCGATGAAGGCGGTGCATCTGGCCAAGGCCGGGGGCGAGGAGAAAGAGGCGCGGCGCGATGCGCTGGGCTATACGATGGGCGCGATGCTGGGCACGGCGGGGCTCGGGCTGCTCTTGCTGGCGATCCGTGAAGGCGGGGCGGCGGCGGGCTGGGCCTTCCAGCTGCAGGACCCGCGCACCATCTTCCTGCTGCTGATCCTGGCGGCGGCGATCACCTATAATCTGGCGGGCCTCTATCGCTTGCCGGTGCTGGCCGGATCGATGCGCACGGGCGGCAGCGTGGGCACCGGTGCGCTGGCGGCCTTTGTGGCGACGCCTTGTGCGGGGCCTTTCCTTGGCGCGGCGCTGGGCACGGCGCTGATCCTGCCACCGGCGGGTGCGGTGGGCGTCTTTGCGGCGCTGGGGTTGGGGCTGGCGCTGCCTTTCCTTGCGATCGCTTTCATCCCTGCGCTTCGCAAACGCCTGCCCAAACCGGGCGAATGGATGATCAAGTTGCAGCGCTGGCTCGCCATCCCGATGGCGGCCACCGTGGCGGCGGCCTTGTGGCTCCTGTCACGGCTGGCGGGGGAAGAGGCGCTGCTGATCGGCTTGGTGGCGATAGCCGTGCTGGGCCTCTTGCTATGGCTGTCGACCAAGGGCCGGGCACTCGGCTGGATTGCGGTAGTGGGCGCAATCGCATTGGCCATTGGCGGGGCGATGATGTTGCCCGCGCGGCCGTCGGTCGAGGCCAGGGTGCCGGATTTTGCCGAGCTGTGGAGTGAGGAAGCGGTCGCGCCGGCGCGGGCCGAGGGGCGGCCGGTCTTTGTCTATTTTACCGCCGACTGGTGCCTGTCCTGCAAGGCCAATGAGGCGAGCAGCATCAATCGCGAGGCAGTGCTGGAGGCATTCGAGGCCAACGATGTCGCGGTCTTTGTCGGCGACTGGACCGATGGCGATCCGGCGATCACGCGTTTCCTGGAAGCGCGCGGGCGCGCCGCAGTGCCGCTTTACCTTTGGTATGCGCAAGGGGCGGACAGCCCCGAAGAGCTGCCGCAAATCCTCACCCCGTCGATGCTGACCGAGCGGGCTCAGTCGCGCAAATAG